ATGCCTCCAAAAACCACAGTTCACCATATCTGATGCATTCTTTTGTTTTGAGATGCTAACATTACTAGACACAGCCTGCAAAGCTGATGTTTTTGTCAGTCATCTTGCACAAGGAAAAGCATCGAGATTTCAAATGTTCTCTTTgcacagagaccattttatgttcACAATGCTGCTTCTTCCTCTGCTCCTCAGATGTTTTGAAATAGATTCATGGTAATGTAGATGTTAAAACCTGACAGATGGCTCATGCAAGCTTTTGAATTAACAGATACTCTTGCGTGAGAGTGTTTCATAATTATTTGGTTATTTGTCTTATAATCTCTGAAACTGTGGGAGGTGGAAGAGTAGTTGGTGATCCAGGTCATCTGCGTAGGACATGATGAAATTGTATCTTTCCTCTGGCACAGTCAAGGACCAGAGGCccaatccaaagcctattgaaatcagtagaaattTTTCTATTGATTCAATTACTTGGGATCAGGCTCGATATGTTGGAGTGAAtgaaccaggggaaaaaaattctatgAATGCGTATTTGAATTTAAAAGTGAAATTTATTACAATTGTATTTGTTACCCTTTTGAGATCACTTTCTGTAAACATTTAAACTCTTGAGTTTTTCCAGCTCTGATACTCGTCTCCCCAAAACCAAGCTTCAAATTGTAGATTCATCTATAAAATTTACAATTTATGTATATTATTAATAAAGACCATGTGATATTTTTCTGCTTCCTAATTGGCTGATGTTTCTAACTAACCAAAACAATATAAACTGTAAATTACAAACAATACCATGGAAGAGACATGTTGTCTTTGCAACTAACCCTGCAAGAAGCTTTATGTGTGTGGACCCATCCTCTTATGCAAAGCCCTTTGGATCTACCATTAATCAATAGGACTCCAAAGTTCTGCCCATGCTGATTCAGTTGCAGGCTCAGGGCTCTGGTTAGTGAAGTtagtttttaattatataaattgGAAGCATCAGTTATACTGTGAATTATGAATTGTGTTCTCAGTTATGACATTGACAATATTTAATGGAAACAATATGCAGCGCAAGAACTGTTTGTTGAAGGAATTTGCACTCTGTTCATCAACAAATtgcacagaggaaaaaaaggcCAAAATTATTGAATAAATGATTAAGAATCATTTACTCGCCTCTGAAGATGACATTTGTCATTCTATacaatcttttctgtttctttcacatGCCGGATGGATTTGTGGATCAACTTTTTGCATCTAAAATAATGTATATCAATTAGAAACCTTACCATCTGCTAGCTATTTGATTCTTGGGAGTCTCAGGCCTGGCTgacatttaaaagtttttttagCTGGCATAATTGTGTCAGTCCTAACTCCAGGAGTAGCtgccctgctcagcttgctggcttctgtaaATCCTTTGCTTGGTCACTTAACTCTCTCATGGATGCATGGGGAGTTTGGGCACCTAACTAAGGACTGTGAATTCCATTGCCTGGCACGGTGCCTAAGAGTTAGGTAATCATTGCAGcaccaagtccctttgtggatctagccctaatTGGCTTGCCTAAGATCATGCAGTacgtcagtagcagagctgagacCACAACCTAGGGACCTGTGCTCTATCTGCCAGATCACACTGCCTTCACCAGTTTGTATTGCCTTCATCACAGGAGAGCAATCATCACCTCTAGCAAGGACATACAGGAATGAGTAGCAGCTAGTGCTACCTAGACTTTGTAGCAAGAACTTAATTCTACAAATAATAATACGTTGCAATAAGAATAATTTCCATTGTCACCTAAAGAAGTGGCTCATCTGTAATTCCAGCCGGCGAGCAGAAACTGAATAATAAACAGACAATTCACTTTAGCTTTTGTCTGGATCACAGACAAAAAGAATCCATCTCTGGGTGTTACCAAGAAAGGCTGAGGGGTGACTATGAACACACCTCAGCAGCATTAAGGCAACAACTTCCAAACCTATTAATTTAATGGGGACAGTGTTgatcaacattttattttctgtacctttattttcctctttaatAATGAAGTTTAATTCAGAGCCAAATTGAAATGATTCCAGAACTgcaaccacaacaacaaaaaaaccagcaATGGGGTTTCCGCCATTTGGAATATTTATTTTCCtgagctctttgttttgttttgtgaaaccCACCCTTTAAAATTCAGAAACAGCTAAGTGACAAACTGGTATaccagtattaaaaaaaatttattataATAAGAGCAATAATACTTTGTATTTATAACACaagtgcctttcatccaagggTTTCAAAGTTcttcaaaaaaatctgcatttttgttGTAGCTGTCTCTGTCCCAAGATATCAGGTGCGTGAGGTAATATATTTAACTGgaaaagcctctctctctcaccaacagaagctgatcccaAAAAAGATACTGCTTCCTCTACCttgtctttcaaaaaaaaatctggcatgtatGTATTATTCCTCTTTTAtgttgggaaaactgaggcataaaaaaattaagagactTCTGCGAGATCATAGAGTAGACAgcctaagctttttttttttatctgggaTCTGACATGAAACTAACTTCAAGCATATTTCATGATCTTTCATTGTTGTGACCTTCATTCTCCCATGTGCCCTTCACCACTGTTTATTGTCATCCCTTTCTCTATAAAGTCTAGTATCAATTGTAAACTCATTAGAGTAGggacctttgtaaagtgctttgagatctgcttgTGAAAAATGCTCTATAAGAGCTACGTatctttattatttcatttgtACCATGCacatctcactgttaaacaatgttCCATCAGACTTTATGGCCTTGATAAAGCACGCCCAATGGGTAGAAAAAATGTAGCACAAGTAAAGCAAATGCAAACTTACACTCTCCACTGGTATAAAATTTGCCAGTTGCTTGGCTCCGTGGGAAAGTTAGCTGGGGCTTGAGATAGCCGAAAACAATTTAGAAGAAATACAATTAAGATCTGCACCAATTCAAAAGCCAGTGACGATACAGTAATGATACAATTAAGACAAATAAGACTTTTTCCTTTGCATGTAAGCCTTTCATTTGAGGATTCTGAAGTGATTTACAGGCATTAATTAAGATTTACAACCAGCTTCTGATGTAGGCAAGTATCCTACCCAAGCAGGAATATCATTAGAACAGAGAATGCAGTTCAATTTGCTAGATACAATATATAAAACCTTAAATAGTCTAAGACAAgagttcttaaactgggggtcatgaagttattaTGTGGAGGGGGTCACAAGATATACCTATCctctctcacagagctggaagggaccccaaaaggtcatggagtccagcaccctgccttcactaacagaatcaaatgctgatttttgccccacatccctaagtgggCCTCTTGAGAATTGAACTTGCAgccctagatttagcaggccaatacacAAACCACTGATATATCCCTATTGGTATTTATCCTCCCACTCTGCTTTGCCTTGAGCAGTTATAATGGTGTTAACtctattaaaaagtgtttttaactcATAACAGGGggtggggtcacactcagaggcttgctatgtgaaagggattaccagtacaaaagtttgagaatcactaaACATGGCTGTGTTAGAATTTGCCTCTTACTGATGCCCTATTGGTACAGTTGGGATGCTGTCAGTGTTTAGGGCTGAACAACTCATGGGGACTTGCTAAAACAAGTAAAAGTATCATGACTATGAAATTTACTCCTACTCATGGGCCGTCAGAGCTCAGGTTAGACAACCTCGGGGCATAATTCAGGGCATACCTTTGCAGGGagattttttcctgtttactggtGCTGCAGTCAGGAGAACTACATTGGCAGCTGAAGAGTGGCAGCAGTTGCCTCTGCCCACTGATGacagtgtatgtgtgtttattgctttacatttttttcagtgcCCATGTCCACAGCCCTGGAAAAGTAAACTGGGCAGAAAAACTAATGCGTTACATAAAATTAGGTGCACTATCaatgtgctaataaaatggaTGGCTTCAACTGCTTGGTCAATGCCATAGGTTAGGGAGCCATTTCTCAGTACCTTAAATAATTGTCTCTTAACTAGAGCACACAGTGATGAGGCTAATATGAATTTAGAGCTACGTTACCCAGAAGCTGATTGAAGAGGCAGCAATGGTTAAGCCACTAAATAATAGCAACCGAACTAGCACCTTGACACTAACTTTTTGAAagggtgatttttaaaaagcggAAGCTTGGAAGACTGAGGGATGATGCCAGTCCTTAGGACTGTCCTAAGGGCTCTACATTCAAAAGCAGGAAGATTAAAATTCTTACACTCAGCCTGGAGGCTACTCAAGCAACCTTAATAAAGTCACATGAACAAGCGGTTACCACCCAGTCCTTCAGTAAATCGAATTCctagtgaagccaatggaaagaagCATAAACTATGACATTTAAAAGAGAAGATGGAAATGGACCAGGGAGGTGGAATCTGAAGAGCAAAGAGCAAAGCACCCACAAACAAAGAAGATATTATCTAAGTATAGCAGTAGCAGGAAGCCTGTGACAGAACCAGCAGGTGTGTTGGACTAATAAGGTGTAAAGGAAGTAATTAAGGAGGATAAGGCTATTGTACTGAAACTACATTACCTCAGCTGCAGCTAATGTAAACattattttataatcatattGGGCTATAATCTGTGCCACTGAACTCaagaggagcaggctggggcccaaAGAGCTGCTCAGTTACCTGTGAGAGGGACTAAGCTGATCAACAGTCTACAAggtaaaccaaactgtaaataaTAACAGACTAATCAATCAGCATCTAACAAGGACAAGCAGGGGAGTGTCAATAGCATCCCTGTTTTGGGGCCTGGTGAATGTGCTTTAGGTGCCTTTAGATTGCATGACTGGTAATAATGTCTAGCTAGAATTTGACTCAAACCAAAAGGTGGAAATGAAATGGAGTTGGTTTGCTAAAAGCATTGAGACACTTCCCTGTGCAAGTATAGCCACTGTCTTATCTCTAGCCTGcatcttgcttgcatatatacctgcccctggaaatttccactacctgcatccgatgcagtgggtattcaggcacaaaagctcatgttccaatactctgttagtctataaagtgccacaggactctttggtgcttttacagctccagactaaccagcCACCTTCTTGTCATGCTTCATAGCAATGTACCTTAGACAGCGGCCTTCTTGGAGCTGTACAGCCAAGGCTAAATTCAAGTCAGTTCGCTACGGGGAGGATCGCGCCGCAAGCTGGAACGGGGCAGTGTAAACGCGGAGCGCTTGTTACACTAGCTGAGCAACCGACTCCTTTGTCAGCCCCTCTCCGCCTCACCCGCTGCCTCGGGAACTGTAGCTGCCAGATGGCCCCCAGCGAAGCCAAACCTCCCCCCGGCTGCCCCCACCCTGGAGCACTTCGACTAGCCGGACGGCGCCTCTCGGCGGCGGCACCACGGCGGACTCAGTTTCCCGGTGCGCGACATTGCCCCGCGCGGCTTCTGTTAACGACCTGCTATTCACACGTGAACTCTTCTCTGGCAGCAGcctgagctggggagctggggagcgggggagggggggggtcttAACCGGCCTGCAGGCGAGGGGCCGCTGCAAGGCGACACCGCTTCGCTCATTTCTAGCCCATCCCTCCGCGGCTGCAGCGAGCCTCGCCGTGACCCAGCCCCGCGGCCAGCCGGACTGCGGGAGCTCCGCCAGCCGGGGGCTGAGTTCAAACGTCCTCTGGGGCCAGGTCTATGGGGGGAACGCGGGGCTGCCGGGCTGAGCTACGGGCTCCTTCCGCGCCCGCTCTGCCAGCCAAGGGGCACAGCCCGCGGCCGTCCCGCCGAGGGGCTCCACGGCAGCCCGGTTCCCGCcttctggggcggggcggggcggcgcTTCAGGGCTGCCTGGCGGGGGTCCAGGCGCTACTGAGCCGCGGCCAATGCGCTCCCGCCGGGGCGTGTCAGTTACAGCCGCGGCAGGTATATAGGGCTCGGCCCGGCTGGCCGGCCTCGGCTTCCTGCGCGCGCTGCGTTCTCGCGACTGCGGGGTCACGTCAGGCGGGGGCGATCGGGGCAGCGGGCGAGAGACTGGGCGGGCAGCAGGGGTGCGAGTCCGCTTGGCGCCCGGCTGGTCCCCGGCGTGACTCCCGCGGGAGAAGCTCCCGGCCCCCGGCTGCAGCACCATGAACAGCTCCCTGGCTCCGCAGGTGCATTTCGCGGGCGGCTCTCAGCCCCACGACTCGCGGGAGTGGAAGGCGGTGATCCCCGCTTTGCTAGGCGTCATCTGCCTGGCGGGCTTGGCGGGGAACGCGTGTGTCATCGGCATCCTGCTCTACAACGCCAGGCGAGGGAAACCCTCCCTGATCCACTCCCTGATCCTCAACCTCAGCCTGGCGGATCTGCTCCTCCTGCTCTTCGCTGCGCCCCTGCGGGCAGCCGCTTACTCCCGCGGCGCCTGGACCCTGGGCTGGTTCGTCTGCAAAACCTCCGACGGGTTCCTCCACACGTGCATGGCCGCCAAGAGCCTGACGACCGCCGTGGTGGCCAAGGCTTGCTTCATGTACGCCAGCAACCCGGCCAAGCAAGTGAGTATTGAGACCCGCACGATCTGCGCGATGCTGCTGGCCACGTGGCTGGTGGCCCTGGTGAGCTCCCTGCCGCTCTGGCTCTTCAGCGCCCTTCGGGAGCTCGCGGCGGGCTCGCCCGCGTGCCTCGTGGCCGTGCCAGCCCCCGCCCGGGAGTTCATGGCTGCCTTTGTCAAGCTCTACCCCCTGCTCGTGTTCTGCGCGCCCCTGCTCTGCGCTTTCCTCTATTTCTGGCGCGCTTATGGCAGGTGCCAGCGCAGGGGGACCAAGACCCAGAACCTGAGGAACCAGATCAGATCCAGGCGCCTTACAATCATGCTGCTGAGCGTCACTGTCACCTTAGCCGTGATGTGGTTGCCGGAATGGATATCCTGGCTGTGGGTTTGGCACCTAAAGC
This sequence is a window from Chelonoidis abingdonii isolate Lonesome George chromosome 7, CheloAbing_2.0, whole genome shotgun sequence. Protein-coding genes within it:
- the GPR151 gene encoding G-protein coupled receptor 151; the encoded protein is MNSSLAPQVHFAGGSQPHDSREWKAVIPALLGVICLAGLAGNACVIGILLYNARRGKPSLIHSLILNLSLADLLLLLFAAPLRAAAYSRGAWTLGWFVCKTSDGFLHTCMAAKSLTTAVVAKACFMYASNPAKQVSIETRTICAMLLATWLVALVSSLPLWLFSALRELAAGSPACLVAVPAPAREFMAAFVKLYPLLVFCAPLLCAFLYFWRAYGRCQRRGTKTQNLRNQIRSRRLTIMLLSVTVTLAVMWLPEWISWLWVWHLKPAGPSPPEGFLALTQALMFTISSANPLIFLVMSEEFREGFKGLWKRLTLKKSLPATDNQEIPAANSEVLPDSVPSPEPVIAEQERELPAAPQALESLEKKEMPVFPDVEQFWHDREAAPDTQDNDPIPWEHEEQETAGCNQ